ACTGGCCCGACGCCCGGATGAGCACGTCCAGGCACGGCCGCTCGTTCTCCGTGTCCAGGCCGGCCGCGATGAGGCCCGCCACTCGCGAGATGGGCGTCGCCCCGTCGTGGCTGACCGTGTGCGGCTCGGCGCCGTACTCCAGCAGCAGTCGCACGCACTCGTAGTTGCCCTTCATTGCCGCCCAGCTGAGCGGCGTGTTGCCGTGGATGTCGCTGACGTTGACCGCAGCCTGCCTCTCGAGCAGTGCCTGCAAGCAGCCGGACTTGTTGCGGAAGGCTGCCCAGTGGATGGGGGTTTCTTCATTGCTGCTCAGAGCGTTGGGATCAGCTCCGCAATCCAAGAGGAGGGTGACACAATCCACGTCCTGCTCTGCTGCATAGTGGAGGGCGGTGCGGCTATATCCATCCACTGCGTTCACCTACGTGCACGATTAAGTAACAAtgaacaattttctttcatctgatttttatttattaaagTCTGAAGTACCCAATCATATAAGTTTCCCCATTAAAGTTAAACTGATTTATTGTGGGGGGATGATAGTCTGCCATTTTGAATGAATTCTCCATCTACCTTTACTCTTGTTTACTATTAGAggtgaaaaaaaattaaagaatgcgcagcttgaactcctaaGTTCaatgaccctacctgccaaaatattgaaaatccttcataaaatccataaaagttTCTGGATCACTATTaaaattttatcatttgttccttgtgtcattctcaacctttcctgcaagtttcatctaaatccgtTCTCAACTTttggagttattttgcacacggacaaacaaacaaacggtatcgaaaacatacatgtaacctcctcccttggcagaggtaacaaTCTAAAGCACAAGCCAGCTTTGTGCCCAATACTGTAGAAACTCTTGGTGTTACAGCAGAGCTTTGCAAATCTGAATCTCTGGACGGACCAcaattttaaaggggatggctagtaactgatcagtgggaatcagagGGAATGCagggggtgattgttccaatcgttgtgggattcatttaagagtacattattgttgtgtgaaaattatttgcttcagaatggtctcatattcaagtaatgtgcagtttaatgtttccaggttagcgtgcctgtacagtgacggggcattaaactgcacattacttgaatatgggaccgttctgaagcaaataattttcacacaacaatagatatataatgtactcttaaatgaatccctacagggattggaacaatcataccccagcattcccactgattcccaatgatcagttactagccatcccctttaagtcttGGGGAAACTCATGAGATATCCCATTGTTAATACTAGGGGTAAGTTTTACTCcacttcttttttgtgtgtttgtgtttcagTGGGAGTATACCACACTTCAGACTGACAAGGCTGAGCAGGTGCTTCTGAGAAAACCAATCAAAATACTAGAGAAGTACTCAGAGAGCACAGACTGCCGCCAAGTAGCTACTCTCCACCTGTATTGTGATTTCcactgtaaaaacaaaaagaaaagaaaagagattcCGGATGCAGAGGGTGATCCAGATCGCTGCCAAAACTCAAACATCCTTTGCTTGCATCATATCAAtggtgacccgctacaacaaaaggatccgaaagtcggggaggacaattttctgaaaatggcatgacattaatCCCTtatactcttctactttaatttcatatacagttgaacctctcgtatccggacaagtcacccggggctcatccggataagggatttggccggatacgggagactcaatgctttatacatgtacatatacatacacatgtactgatgtagcccattgtagtaccacatgtagtaatgtgtatactgcaaccttttcattgttacactcagcaacagaccccaaaatagaggtgtatgctaatgttggaagtaatatgtaattcatgtgtgtttgtgtaggagttctcgaggagttgggaatccccctttcctcccgtaattattaaaaaaaaaaaaaaaaaaaatcacggcgagattgcgtccgtataatagagagatccggataaagggaggccggataagagaggttcaactgtatagcacaactcatacaAGTACTCCTTTGCGGatatatcgatgattttattagcgcatgtcaagtggttgaggaaatcagagtttcgagaaaaacgccttcaaagttttccttccgacgctatcatgatcaaggggaggcgagacagttttcatcTCTAGaaaatagaaggcatgctcctagcgatctccgcaatgttcattcaagcttagcgccagcggtctacgcactgccaatcagtaatcaggatgccacgcactgaccaataagatcactccctcattgcgaggggcagagtctagctgcgccgctaaatccaaatcttcggacccGTTTCTGTTActttgaaagtcggaaaatcatggcccagaaaaaacGCTGAtctcttgcctttcctttgatcatttacatcgtagctttgaaatttcggcagatgatagatgaaacattagactacaaaattatgccaaaaacagaaatccgtttgttttgaccaattttgatgatgtacttcaaactcaattttttCAGCTCAGCCGTcagtgactttaggatccttttgttgtagcgggtcacaattttttcctaaaaatgttatccaaatccgttcagaactttttgtgttattttggaAATGGACAGAGAGATACAGAGAGACGAAtagatgacatgaaaaacatAACTTCTTCGgcgatggtaaaaaaaaaaaaaatgcctggtCTGCATGCGGTATAATGGTGTGACAATCCAGTATCAAAAAGGGATATAGCGGTGTGACCACCcagtatgaaaggggtataCTGGTGTGAACAACATCTAAAATTCTCACCTCTCCACCATGTTCCAGAATGAGTTTGACAATGTCCACATCACCCCTCATGCAGCTACACTGGAGAGGGAGAAGGGTGCCGTGGGGTCTATTGACGTCTGCTCCTTCCGCTAGTACTGACTCGACAGTGTCCTGTGAGGAAGACGGGTCGATTAACgagaaaatatatttcattttcaattcaattcaattcagttcaattcatttatttcattctcatttttcttccaacaaaacataacacaaggtaagtcagaaaatccatcataagcataTAGTATACAAAGTGCGAAAGATAAACGACGTACCAGATGTATTTGAAATGGCACATAACCTTAACCTTTCAACTTGGAAAGGGAGTTTAAAGACCCAGTCGTGTACGGAAAAAGAGGGTCTGCCCAGTTGAATGGATCCCTCATTCGCTGTCCACCAGGGTACATTAGAAAACCAATCGAATCCTTTACAAAGCAGAAAAGCACGCTGAATTATCAGCTGTTTTGACTCCATAGGGTTTATGGCCACTAAACACAGGTCAAATTTCCTTTGGGAAACAAAATTGGTGGCCGCTAAGTACAGGGATCTTTAACATAGCTTTTTCCCCCGAGGGAATTTTTAGGTCCCTGTACATGGCAGGTGGCCACTACAGACAGGAGGCCGcaaaggcaggtttgactgtaggaATATATCTGAACAGGACAACATTACCAAGACAGCACTCTACTGGACTCCAGGAGGGAGAAGGAAGAGGGAGGAGGCCCAAAAACACATGGAGAAGAACCGTGGAGAGAGAGATGAGGaacttaaaggtgcatggtcccggagttttagtcaaatgcgtacgcgggcacacggcgcaagtttcctatagagacctacacTATctactcctctttagcgcttacgctttggcccacttccccgagtccgaagaagtccgatccactgtagtcagtggtccgatcacagttcagCTCATGATTCAGCTGAGGAGGATGACAActtaagcaaacttcttttgtgatgtcataataacaagcacatatgcacgcaccctggcattactacagactgcgcgatgcgcagagaagacaacgaaggcaacgttacttagcaacacctacgcactttactcttgatgacagctcaacttcggtaatcttcgtatcaatgctaacggtgatcggcagtatcatcaacagccccctctacactaccgggactatgcccctttaaactACACCTTGGGGACACTACAGCACCTGGCCATGGACACAGCCGAATGGAGGACTTCTGTTGCTGCTCTACGTGCCTATGGCATAATGGGCAGTACAGTGTAAGTACAATGTAAGTACAATGTAAGCAAGTAGGAATAATCTATATATCCCCCTCTCACACATTACATAGGATCTTACCTTGGGGTTTATCATCCAGCCACTGATGGCTCGGATAAGACGTTCTGACAGCATGTAGTCATGTTGCGCCATGGCAACGCGATGGTGGGTACTCATAGCATAACTTTCTCGTCCGTCATGGGATGTCTTATCAACAGCTGCACGGTGTACTGTACCTGTACCAATAAAACAGACAGCTGATGCATATCATGTTCCATgatttcatataatttgtttgtttttaaccaTCCCAAGAAACATGTAGGAGTGGTGATAAAAACCATGATACCTAATCCTGAACATTGGCTTTGGTATAACAAATGTGGTTTAGAATACAAAGAATTTTGGAGcaatttttccctctttttgactttttttttaaaggaaaacttACGGAAATCATTGATTACGAGACGGTTAGAATTGGGTGAATTGTGCAATTCATGTGCCAACTGTGTGAGAGTTAGCAGGCTCCCTGCTAGTTCATGTAGTACTGATAAATAGGTACAGATGCAGAGTGTCATAAGTGGAAATGGACGCAAATACAGCTTTGAACATTTTACTGGTTTAAGGACACATGTCATGAGCTCAACATcgaagagtcatacagcccaagtcACAAAGCCCAAAAGCTAGACATTGCAACGTATTAAGTGAACAATGCTCATGAGCTCGACATCATGGTAAATAGGCCCACaaactataggcctacagtccATGAGCTAAACACTAGgcaaataatgacaacaaactTGTACacaaacaaggcccacaagCTTTTAAAAGAGacaaacaaggcccacaagtCTGACAATTGGCAAAGAAGGCCCATTGAGCTCCACAGGACAAACAACTTCATCTGCAGTGTACAAACCAATGATACACAAGAGTGTaaagggtgtcctgataatggcACTAGGCCTATGAAAGAACTGAATAAtgggagaaaaatataaaatgatgtCCACACTCAGATCAGCCTTCTGGAAAAATGTACACTtgtgaaatgaagtttacaagGAAGCATtttacaaattatttctttcattaaaCTTGATTCTAAAAATTCTTGAGAGACAGGTAGGATAATTTGCATTTAGTCTATATACAGTTGTAGTTAACCAGTGAAGTAATttagaga
The DNA window shown above is from Diadema setosum chromosome 22, eeDiaSeto1, whole genome shotgun sequence and carries:
- the LOC140245422 gene encoding ankyrin repeat and SOCS box protein 8-like, which translates into the protein MSTHHRVAMAQHDYMLSERLIRAISGWMINPKDTVESVLAEGADVNRPHGTLLPLQCSCMRGDVDIVKLILEHGGEVNAVDGYSRTALHYAAEQDVDCVTLLLDCGADPNALSSNEETPIHWAAFRNKSGCLQALLERQAAVNVSDIHGNTPLSWAAMKGNYECVRLLLEYGAEPHTVSHDGATPISRVAGLIAAGLDTENERPCLDVLIRASGQFDVRDEDGMFSRSVADDTELCDLLRQHCCQPRPLRQQCRYAVRHCLTSRHMPDVVKKLPIPAPLQRYLLLQT